From one Streptomyces chromofuscus genomic stretch:
- a CDS encoding DUF5709 domain-containing protein gives MGSEGTRPEPVTDDAMADDAYQPTGTNEEQEDAAPLDLQDAVDERTYDDTLDEGYSPPEKPLGVTKYGTTAAEQSTGETLDQRLAQEQPDVDAPAGDDIGDLPGGEGEPVDPEAGGERAGRLVAPDEGAHPDTTKEAVADDKGVDAGAAGAEEAAMHVVDEDDL, from the coding sequence ATGGGCAGCGAAGGGACGCGCCCCGAACCGGTGACGGACGACGCGATGGCGGACGACGCCTACCAGCCCACCGGGACCAATGAGGAGCAGGAGGACGCCGCGCCCCTCGACCTGCAGGACGCCGTCGACGAGCGCACGTACGACGACACTCTGGACGAGGGCTACTCCCCGCCGGAGAAGCCGCTCGGCGTCACCAAGTACGGCACCACGGCCGCCGAGCAGAGCACCGGAGAGACCCTCGACCAGCGCCTCGCCCAGGAGCAGCCCGACGTCGACGCACCCGCCGGGGACGACATCGGCGACCTTCCCGGCGGCGAGGGGGAGCCGGTCGACCCCGAGGCGGGCGGCGAGCGAGCCGGGCGCCTGGTGGCCCCGGACGAGGGGGCGCACCCGGACACGACGAAGGAGGCCGTCGCCGACGACAAGGGCGTCGACGCCGGCGCGGCGGGCGCCGAGGAGGCCGCCATGCACGTGGTGGACGAGGACGACCTCTGA
- the bdeA gene encoding bis(hydroxyethyl) terephthalate hydrolase, protein MQQHPLTAPVSTAPVSTTPPPRRAGRRARRFASAAAAIAAVVGLSTLTSPGAHAADNPYERGPAPTTASIEASRGYYAVSDISVSSLLVTGFGGGTIYYPTTTADGTFGAVAISPGYTGTQSSIAWLGPRLASQGFVVFTIDTLTTLDQPDSRGRQLLAALDYLTQRSSVRGRIDSSRLGVMGHSMGGGGSLEAAKTRPSLQAAIPLTPWNLDKTWPEISTPTLIVGADGDSIAPVSSHAEPFYTSLPASLDRAYLELNNASHFAPNTSDTTIAKYSVSWLKRFIDNDTRYEQFLCPLPRPSLTIEEYRGNCPHTS, encoded by the coding sequence GTGCAGCAGCACCCGCTCACCGCCCCCGTCTCCACCGCCCCCGTCTCCACCACCCCGCCGCCGCGCCGCGCCGGCCGCCGCGCGCGCCGGTTCGCCTCGGCCGCCGCGGCGATCGCCGCCGTCGTCGGACTCAGCACCCTCACGAGTCCCGGCGCCCACGCGGCCGACAACCCGTACGAGCGCGGCCCGGCCCCCACCACCGCCAGCATCGAGGCGTCGCGGGGCTACTACGCCGTCTCCGACATCAGCGTCTCCTCACTCCTCGTCACCGGCTTCGGCGGCGGCACGATCTACTACCCGACCACCACCGCGGACGGCACGTTCGGCGCCGTCGCCATCTCACCCGGGTACACCGGCACCCAGTCCTCCATCGCCTGGCTCGGCCCGCGCCTGGCCTCCCAGGGCTTCGTGGTGTTCACCATCGACACCCTCACCACGCTGGACCAGCCGGACTCCCGGGGCCGCCAGCTGCTGGCCGCCCTGGACTACCTCACTCAGCGCAGCTCGGTCCGCGGCCGCATCGACAGCAGCCGGCTCGGCGTGATGGGCCACTCCATGGGCGGCGGCGGCAGCCTGGAGGCCGCCAAGACGCGGCCCTCGCTGCAGGCGGCGATCCCGCTGACGCCCTGGAACCTCGACAAGACCTGGCCCGAGATCAGCACACCCACGCTGATCGTGGGCGCCGACGGTGACTCGATCGCCCCGGTCTCCTCGCACGCCGAGCCCTTCTACACCAGCCTGCCCGCGTCCCTGGACCGCGCCTACCTGGAGCTCAACAACGCCAGCCACTTCGCGCCGAACACGTCCGACACGACGATCGCGAAGTACAGCGTCTCCTGGCTCAAGCGGTTCATCGACAACGACACCCGCTACGAGCAGTTCCTGTGCCCGCTGCCCCGTCCGAGCCTGACCATCGAGGAGTACCGGGGCAACTGCCCGCACACCTCCTGA
- a CDS encoding helix-turn-helix transcriptional regulator, whose protein sequence is MTGQTTATAPPRLYGRHSPLRAVQALLDRLGSGSAVLVVTGEPGLGRTTLLDHAARTFAAGPVLHVRPDPAGPKRPYDDLRALRRAAGARDEGGTPDTAPRDLLDALRTAAANAPLLVCADDVHLWDPASRTVLATAARHLHPEGRIGLLLSTRDPVAHDFAGLPAVRLHPLSTADADALLDEATGGSVPPPLRADFLEEAAGNPALLLALLRRLSPAELSGERVPAGPLADGAALTGVVGPCPGGAAWDDVDVLLLTVAAALREPDASDVDADLVRRALRRPALGGAPFPEALALADGRLRFHSGLVGRAVHAAAPPDRRRAAHRALARVHEADGHRLLTLLHRAWAATGTDPSLADALSAAAAATPASPPLRAVAHARAAELTPPGTLRADRRTDAAEQALLGGSPRHALRLLPGSPGDALPPAARGRAELVRGVAERYDGPVADAHASLLSAARLLAGTAPDRSAAAALAAADAAWVAGRLTECHDALADETTAAGPGSPGPAHDYRLGMRAVLEGRFDLAAPHLRRVVADARTGDRPEDLLRPVTAALMLGDPASAVRAGTRALAAARNRASTALEPRALEYLAYAELRAGSHAQARAHAEEGLRAAERAGQRNTAAHHHAVLALAASIEGEPDVVAGHVSAALATARRHGLAQAATLAHWAAARADLGRGRPLDAADRLGPLVRPGPRRGHFAVWMLAAPCFVEAAVLAGRPEQARTVVGDFAVWAGLGADPHAAAQLLRCRALLAEAECADELYLRALDLHDTASGDFERARTELSYGKWLRRRRRLREARDRLGAALMGFERCGAGVWARQARGELRANGAAPSGEGPGALARLTPQQWRVARCVADGATNREVARSLSVSTRTIDYHLRNVYAALGVRSRVELARIVEQAEKSRARL, encoded by the coding sequence ATGACCGGACAGACGACCGCGACAGCACCCCCACGGCTGTACGGCCGCCACTCCCCACTGCGCGCGGTGCAGGCGCTGCTGGACCGGCTCGGGTCGGGCAGCGCCGTACTCGTCGTCACCGGGGAGCCCGGCCTCGGCCGCACCACCCTGCTCGACCACGCCGCCCGCACGTTCGCCGCCGGGCCCGTGCTGCACGTCCGCCCCGACCCGGCCGGACCGAAACGGCCGTACGACGACCTCCGCGCCCTGCGGCGGGCCGCGGGCGCGCGCGACGAAGGCGGCACGCCGGACACCGCGCCGCGGGACCTGCTGGACGCTCTGCGCACGGCGGCCGCGAACGCCCCGCTCCTCGTCTGCGCCGACGACGTGCACCTGTGGGACCCCGCCTCCCGTACCGTGCTGGCCACCGCGGCCCGCCACTTGCACCCGGAGGGCCGGATCGGCCTGCTGCTCTCCACCCGCGACCCGGTCGCCCACGACTTCGCCGGGCTGCCCGCCGTACGCCTGCACCCGCTGTCGACGGCGGACGCCGACGCCCTCCTGGACGAGGCCACCGGCGGGTCGGTCCCGCCGCCACTGCGGGCGGATTTTCTGGAGGAGGCGGCGGGCAACCCCGCCCTGCTGCTGGCCCTGCTCCGCCGCCTGTCGCCCGCCGAACTGTCCGGGGAACGCGTCCCGGCCGGACCGCTGGCCGACGGGGCGGCGCTGACCGGCGTGGTCGGACCGTGCCCGGGCGGGGCGGCGTGGGACGACGTGGACGTCCTGCTGCTGACCGTCGCCGCCGCCCTGCGCGAGCCGGACGCGTCGGACGTCGACGCCGACCTGGTCCGCCGCGCCCTGCGACGCCCCGCCCTGGGCGGTGCGCCGTTCCCCGAGGCCCTCGCTCTGGCCGACGGCCGGCTCCGTTTCCACTCCGGCCTGGTCGGCAGGGCCGTCCACGCCGCCGCCCCGCCCGACCGCCGCCGCGCCGCGCACCGCGCGCTCGCCCGGGTCCACGAGGCCGACGGCCACCGACTGCTGACGCTGCTCCACCGGGCCTGGGCCGCCACCGGAACCGACCCTTCTCTCGCCGACGCCCTCTCGGCCGCCGCAGCGGCGACCCCGGCCTCACCCCCGCTGCGTGCCGTCGCGCACGCCCGCGCCGCCGAGCTGACCCCGCCGGGCACGCTCCGGGCGGACCGCCGCACGGACGCCGCCGAACAGGCGCTGCTCGGCGGCAGCCCACGGCACGCGCTCCGTCTGCTCCCCGGGTCGCCGGGCGACGCGCTGCCGCCCGCCGCGCGCGGACGCGCCGAACTCGTACGGGGCGTCGCGGAGCGGTACGACGGACCGGTCGCCGACGCCCACGCCTCCCTGCTCTCCGCCGCGCGGCTGCTGGCCGGCACCGCGCCCGACCGGTCGGCCGCCGCCGCACTGGCCGCCGCCGACGCGGCCTGGGTGGCCGGACGACTGACGGAGTGTCACGACGCGCTGGCCGACGAGACGACGGCAGCCGGGCCCGGCTCACCCGGCCCGGCGCACGACTACCGCCTCGGCATGCGGGCCGTCCTCGAGGGCCGCTTCGACCTGGCGGCACCGCACCTGCGGCGCGTGGTCGCCGACGCCCGCACCGGCGACCGGCCCGAGGACCTGCTGAGACCTGTGACGGCGGCCCTGATGCTGGGCGACCCGGCGTCCGCCGTGCGGGCCGGGACGCGCGCCCTCGCAGCGGCCAGGAACCGCGCGTCCACCGCGCTCGAACCCCGCGCCCTGGAGTACCTCGCCTACGCCGAACTGCGCGCCGGTTCGCACGCCCAGGCCCGCGCCCACGCCGAGGAGGGCTTACGTGCCGCGGAGCGGGCCGGGCAGCGCAACACGGCCGCCCACCACCACGCCGTGCTCGCCCTGGCCGCGTCGATCGAGGGAGAGCCGGACGTCGTCGCCGGGCACGTGTCGGCCGCGCTGGCGACCGCTCGCCGGCACGGTCTGGCCCAGGCGGCCACCCTCGCGCACTGGGCGGCGGCCCGGGCCGACCTCGGACGCGGACGCCCGCTGGACGCCGCCGACCGGCTCGGGCCGCTGGTACGTCCCGGTCCCCGGCGCGGTCACTTCGCGGTCTGGATGCTCGCGGCGCCCTGCTTCGTGGAGGCGGCCGTGCTCGCCGGGCGCCCGGAACAGGCGCGGACGGTCGTCGGGGACTTCGCCGTCTGGGCCGGCCTCGGCGCCGACCCGCACGCGGCGGCCCAGCTGCTGCGCTGCCGCGCCCTGCTCGCCGAGGCGGAGTGCGCCGACGAGCTGTACCTGCGCGCGCTCGACCTGCACGACACCGCGTCCGGCGACTTCGAACGGGCCCGCACCGAGCTGTCGTACGGGAAATGGCTGCGCCGCCGGCGTCGGCTGCGGGAGGCCCGGGACCGGCTCGGGGCCGCGCTGATGGGCTTCGAGCGCTGCGGTGCCGGGGTGTGGGCGCGGCAGGCGCGCGGGGAACTCCGGGCGAACGGGGCGGCGCCGAGCGGGGAGGGGCCCGGGGCGCTCGCCCGTCTGACGCCGCAGCAGTGGCGCGTCGCCCGGTGCGTGGCCGACGGCGCCACCAACCGGGAGGTGGCCCGCAGCCTGTCGGTGAGCACCCGGACCATCGACTACCACCTGCGCAACGTGTACGCCGCGCTCGGCGTTCGCTCCCGGGTGGAGCTGGCCCGCATCGTCGAACAGGCCGAGAAGTCCCGTGCACGCCTCTAG
- a CDS encoding Gfo/Idh/MocA family protein, with product MRIGLLGTGPWAQMVHAPVLSGHDGLDFVGVWGRRPAAAKELADRHGTRAYDDVDALLGEVDAVAVALPPAVQADLAARAARAECHLLLDKPLAPTVAEGRAVAEAARRSGVASVVFFTTRFQTEPEAWIDEQAASDGWFVGRAQWLGAVFTSADSPFAASPWRREKGALWDVGPHALSVLLPVLGDVTGVPAAAYGPKDTVHAVLDHASGASSTLALSLTAPPAAAGATVELRGASGVTSLPESSEGAQPAFARAADALLTAARTGRPHACDAAFGLRVTEILASVQDVLDRSAD from the coding sequence ATGCGTATCGGACTGCTCGGCACCGGCCCCTGGGCGCAGATGGTGCACGCCCCCGTCCTGAGCGGACACGACGGGCTCGACTTCGTGGGTGTGTGGGGACGCCGTCCGGCCGCCGCCAAGGAGCTGGCGGACCGTCATGGCACCCGCGCGTACGACGACGTGGACGCCCTGCTCGGCGAGGTGGACGCGGTGGCGGTCGCGCTGCCCCCGGCGGTGCAGGCGGACCTCGCGGCGCGCGCCGCGCGGGCGGAGTGCCATCTGCTGCTCGACAAGCCCCTGGCCCCGACGGTCGCCGAGGGCCGGGCCGTGGCCGAGGCCGCGCGCCGGTCCGGTGTCGCCTCGGTGGTCTTCTTCACCACCCGGTTCCAGACCGAGCCCGAGGCCTGGATCGACGAACAGGCCGCGAGCGACGGCTGGTTCGTCGGGCGTGCCCAGTGGCTGGGCGCGGTGTTCACCAGCGCCGACAGCCCGTTCGCCGCGTCACCGTGGCGGCGGGAGAAGGGCGCCCTGTGGGACGTGGGCCCGCACGCCCTGTCCGTACTGCTGCCGGTCCTCGGCGACGTGACCGGCGTGCCGGCCGCGGCGTACGGTCCGAAGGACACCGTGCACGCCGTCCTCGACCATGCGAGCGGCGCGTCCAGCACCCTGGCCCTCAGCCTCACCGCGCCGCCCGCTGCGGCGGGCGCCACCGTCGAACTGCGGGGCGCGTCCGGCGTGACGTCCCTGCCGGAGAGCTCCGAGGGCGCGCAACCCGCGTTCGCTCGGGCGGCCGACGCGCTGCTCACCGCCGCCCGCACCGGACGCCCGCACGCGTGCGACGCGGCGTTCGGGCTGCGGGTCACCGAAATCCTCGCGTCGGTGCAGGACGTGCTCGACCGGTCCGCCGACTGA
- the sthA gene encoding Si-specific NAD(P)(+) transhydrogenase: MPDFDMLVLGSGPGGQKAAIAAAKLGRRVAVVDRPDMVGGVSIHTGTIPSKTLREAVLYLTGLTQRDLYGQSYRLKEDITVADLIARTQHVVGREVDVIRSQLSRNHVALFAGTGRFTDPHTVALRDVGGQERLIGAEHIVIATGTRPARPDSVEFDGRTIMDSDNVLALERVPRSMVIVGAGVIGMEYASMFAALGSKVTVVEKRAGMLDMCDVEVVESLKYHLRDLAVTFRFGETVAAVERHPRGALTVLESGKKIPADAVMYSAGRQGLTDGLALDKAGLTADARGRIAVDEHYRTQVPHIYAVGDVIGYPALAATSMEQGRAAAYHAFGEPVARMHNLQPIGIYTIPEISFVGRTEDQLTEDRVPFEVGVSRYRELARGQIIGDSHGVLKLLVSPEDRTLLGVHCFGTGATELIHIGQSVMGCGGTVDYLVDAVFNYPTLAESYKVAALDATNKLRQIDRITD, from the coding sequence GTGCCCGACTTCGACATGCTCGTCCTCGGATCCGGCCCCGGTGGCCAGAAGGCCGCCATCGCCGCGGCCAAGCTGGGCCGCCGGGTCGCCGTCGTGGACCGCCCCGACATGGTCGGCGGGGTCTCCATCCACACCGGCACCATTCCCTCCAAGACATTGCGCGAGGCCGTGCTCTACCTCACCGGCCTCACCCAGCGCGACCTGTACGGGCAGAGCTACCGACTGAAGGAGGACATCACCGTCGCCGACCTGATCGCGCGCACCCAGCACGTGGTCGGCCGCGAGGTGGACGTCATCCGCAGCCAGTTGTCCCGCAACCACGTCGCCCTGTTCGCCGGCACCGGCCGCTTCACCGACCCGCACACCGTCGCCCTTCGGGACGTCGGCGGGCAGGAGCGGCTGATCGGCGCCGAGCACATCGTGATCGCCACCGGCACGCGGCCCGCCCGGCCGGACAGCGTGGAGTTCGACGGCCGCACGATCATGGACTCGGACAACGTACTGGCGCTCGAACGCGTCCCGCGGTCCATGGTCATCGTCGGTGCGGGCGTGATCGGCATGGAGTACGCGAGCATGTTCGCCGCCCTCGGCAGCAAGGTGACGGTGGTCGAGAAGCGGGCCGGGATGCTCGACATGTGCGACGTCGAGGTCGTCGAGTCGCTAAAGTACCACCTGCGGGACCTCGCGGTCACATTCCGGTTCGGGGAGACCGTCGCCGCGGTCGAGCGCCATCCCAGGGGCGCCCTCACCGTGCTGGAGAGCGGCAAGAAGATTCCGGCGGACGCGGTGATGTACTCGGCGGGCCGGCAGGGCCTCACGGACGGCCTGGCCCTCGACAAGGCCGGACTGACGGCCGACGCCCGCGGCCGGATCGCGGTCGACGAGCACTACCGCACGCAGGTGCCGCACATCTACGCCGTCGGCGACGTGATCGGCTATCCGGCGCTGGCCGCGACCTCGATGGAGCAGGGGCGGGCGGCGGCGTACCACGCCTTCGGGGAGCCGGTGGCGCGGATGCACAACCTCCAGCCGATCGGCATTTACACCATCCCGGAGATCAGCTTCGTGGGGCGGACCGAGGACCAGCTCACCGAGGACCGGGTGCCGTTCGAGGTCGGCGTCTCGCGCTACCGGGAGCTGGCCCGGGGACAGATCATCGGGGACTCGCACGGCGTGCTGAAGCTGCTGGTCTCCCCCGAGGACCGCACGCTGCTCGGCGTGCACTGCTTCGGCACGGGGGCGACGGAGCTGATCCACATCGGGCAGTCCGTGATGGGGTGCGGCGGCACGGTCGACTACCTGGTCGACGCGGTGTTCAACTATCCGACGCTGGCGGAGTCCTACAAGGTGGCTGCCCTGGACGCCACGAACAAGCTCCGCCAGATCGACCGGATCACCGACTGA
- a CDS encoding PP2C family protein-serine/threonine phosphatase: protein MAHVLSPLRHGDRRGWLRGAPPPRWVRILPVALMAGVAAATTISHEPLDIGFLLGAIPPLAVLSYGPLATALLGGAAIVLLHIPALQLNRPGNTDLWTIAFVALLSVFVSFVRSRRDAELDLERTIAEAAQRALLPPLPEAVGPVRCTGLYRAAQRGALVGGDFYDVREGPYGVRAALGDVQGHGLAAIGTVASLLGAFREAVLDQPDLESVADRLERRLTVDTADARHVDLFATAVLLEFARDVRSVRVVACGHPPPVLLRAGTATEIGVEACTPLGLGLAGTAEHRGRTVRLEPGDRLFLASDGVLEARDPAGAFYPLTERLALLTRVDGRAPLPERVWADLLRHTRSIHDDITMPALAPGPPEQPGAPRDRVHEVPGTPLPGPARRAGT from the coding sequence ATGGCGCACGTCCTGTCACCGCTCCGGCACGGGGACCGGCGGGGCTGGCTGCGGGGCGCCCCACCGCCCCGCTGGGTGCGGATCCTGCCGGTCGCGCTGATGGCGGGCGTGGCGGCGGCCACGACGATCAGCCACGAGCCGCTCGACATCGGCTTCCTGCTCGGCGCCATCCCCCCGCTGGCCGTCCTGTCGTACGGGCCGCTGGCGACGGCGCTGCTCGGCGGGGCGGCGATCGTGCTGCTGCACATCCCGGCGCTCCAGCTGAACCGGCCCGGCAACACGGATCTGTGGACGATCGCTTTCGTCGCCCTGCTGAGCGTGTTCGTGTCCTTCGTCCGCAGTCGCCGTGACGCCGAGCTCGACCTCGAACGCACCATCGCCGAGGCCGCGCAGCGGGCCCTGCTGCCGCCGCTGCCCGAGGCGGTCGGCCCGGTGCGCTGTACGGGCCTGTACCGGGCGGCGCAGCGCGGGGCCCTGGTCGGCGGGGACTTCTACGACGTGCGCGAAGGCCCGTACGGGGTGCGCGCGGCGCTGGGGGACGTCCAGGGGCACGGGCTGGCGGCCATCGGCACGGTGGCGTCGCTGCTGGGCGCCTTCCGGGAGGCGGTGCTCGACCAGCCCGACCTCGAGTCGGTGGCCGACCGGCTGGAACGCCGGCTGACGGTGGACACGGCCGACGCCCGGCACGTCGATCTCTTCGCGACCGCCGTGCTGCTGGAGTTCGCCCGCGACGTGCGTTCCGTGCGGGTGGTGGCCTGCGGGCATCCGCCGCCGGTGCTGCTGCGCGCGGGGACGGCCACGGAGATCGGGGTGGAGGCGTGCACGCCGCTCGGGCTCGGGCTCGCCGGCACCGCCGAGCACCGCGGTAGGACCGTGCGGCTGGAGCCGGGCGACCGGCTCTTCCTGGCCTCGGACGGCGTCCTCGAGGCGCGCGACCCGGCGGGCGCCTTCTACCCGCTGACCGAGCGGCTGGCACTCCTGACCAGGGTCGACGGCCGCGCTCCCCTGCCCGAGCGGGTGTGGGCGGACCTGCTCCGGCACACCCGCAGCATCCACGACGACATCACGATGCCGGCGCTCGCTCCCGGGCCACCCGAGCAGCCCGGAGCCCCTCGGGACCGGGTGCATGAGGTCCCCGGCACCCCGCTTCCCGGGCCCGCCCGGAGGGCCGGAACCTGA
- a CDS encoding Type 1 glutamine amidotransferase-like domain-containing protein, whose amino-acid sequence MTAAPPLRLALLGGGFSTDEDGLLDDWVLGHARAARPRVCFVPTASGDAPAYVERFLDAFGRRRCEATVLPLFRRELADPELRAFLLAQDVVYVGGGNTANLLAVWRTHGVDRLLAEACGGGTLLCGISAGANCWAEGSHTDSFGPLTFLADGLGLLPGSVCPHYDSEPGRRPSYREAVASGALPAGWALDDGVGALFTDGELTEAVTRAPDAHLYRVEPDGRGGTVERALAPRPLPG is encoded by the coding sequence GTGACCGCCGCTCCCCCACTCCGTCTGGCCCTGCTCGGCGGAGGCTTCTCCACGGACGAGGACGGACTGCTGGACGACTGGGTGCTCGGCCACGCACGTGCGGCCCGGCCGAGGGTGTGCTTCGTGCCCACCGCGAGCGGCGACGCGCCCGCCTACGTCGAGCGGTTCCTCGACGCGTTCGGACGACGGCGGTGCGAGGCGACGGTACTGCCGCTGTTCCGACGGGAGTTGGCCGACCCGGAGCTGCGGGCGTTCCTGCTCGCGCAGGACGTGGTGTACGTCGGCGGCGGCAACACCGCGAACCTGCTGGCCGTCTGGCGCACGCACGGCGTCGACCGGCTGCTCGCCGAGGCCTGCGGCGGCGGGACCCTGCTCTGCGGGATCAGCGCCGGCGCCAACTGCTGGGCCGAGGGCTCGCACACCGACTCCTTCGGCCCGCTGACCTTCCTGGCGGACGGCCTGGGCCTGCTCCCCGGGTCGGTCTGCCCGCACTACGACAGCGAACCGGGCCGCCGCCCCTCGTACCGGGAGGCGGTGGCGAGCGGCGCGCTGCCCGCCGGGTGGGCGCTGGACGACGGGGTGGGGGCGCTGTTCACGGACGGGGAGCTGACGGAGGCGGTGACGCGCGCGCCGGACGCCCATCTGTACCGGGTGGAGCCGGACGGCCGGGGCGGGACGGTGGAGCGGGCCCTGGCGCCGCGCCCGCTCCCCGGCTGA
- a CDS encoding GlsB/YeaQ/YmgE family stress response membrane protein: MGIIAWILIGLLAGAIAKLLLPGKDPGGIIITMLIGVAGGLLGGWLGKVIFGVDSIDGFFDLSTWVAAIVGSLILLLLYRAFTGGRRSHRHA; encoded by the coding sequence GTGGGCATCATCGCCTGGATCCTGATCGGGCTTCTGGCCGGCGCCATCGCCAAGCTGCTGCTGCCGGGCAAGGACCCGGGCGGGATCATCATCACCATGCTGATCGGTGTCGCCGGCGGTCTGCTCGGCGGCTGGCTGGGGAAGGTCATCTTCGGCGTCGACTCGATCGACGGGTTCTTCGACCTGTCGACGTGGGTCGCCGCGATCGTCGGCTCGCTCATCCTGCTCCTGCTGTACCGGGCCTTCACCGGGGGCAGGCGTTCGCACCGTCACGCCTGA
- a CDS encoding APC family permease has protein sequence MSKSTGRGLQAGALGTFDTVVMAVAGSAPAYSLAATTAVLFGAVGLAGPAALLYCAIPMLGIALAFSYLSRIDVNAGASYSWVGRTLHPFLGFISGWALVVSATIFMVAGSLPAGSMTLALFDGDLADDTALASVVGAGWFLVMLLVVLGGARLTVRAQLLMSGVELVVLAVFALLALLHSDNARAFDWSWLGFGHFDGLSGFASGALVAAFYYWGWDVTCNLSEETRNSRRTTGLAGLIGVGIVFLLFLVFTIAVNIVLSARQIEENGADVLAVLGDEIWPGWGGRLIVVAVMLSTVATLETTLIQVTRSLFAMGRDRTMPAALGRVHRRWNTPWVAITVVGAVALAMFAAANALGSVGDILSEAISAIGLQIAVYYGLAGLAAVVAYRGMLLRSPVHFVLGGVWPLLGSLFMFWVFVESLGELSATAVAIGVGGLAVGLVPMLWYRHRGSDYYRPDRLDATRAIAPDYPPGGHAVATSRSHEGLSTDF, from the coding sequence ATGAGCAAGAGCACGGGCAGAGGGCTCCAGGCAGGTGCCCTCGGTACGTTCGACACCGTGGTGATGGCGGTCGCGGGCAGCGCCCCGGCGTACTCGCTGGCCGCGACCACGGCCGTTCTGTTCGGGGCGGTGGGGCTGGCCGGCCCGGCGGCTCTGCTGTACTGCGCGATCCCCATGCTGGGGATCGCGCTGGCGTTCAGTTATCTCAGCCGCATCGACGTGAACGCGGGCGCCAGTTACTCCTGGGTGGGCCGTACCCTCCACCCGTTCCTGGGGTTCATCAGCGGCTGGGCACTGGTGGTGTCGGCGACCATCTTCATGGTGGCCGGTTCGCTGCCCGCGGGGTCGATGACGCTGGCCCTGTTCGACGGGGACCTGGCGGACGACACGGCGCTCGCCTCGGTGGTCGGCGCGGGCTGGTTCCTGGTGATGCTGCTGGTGGTGCTCGGGGGCGCGCGGCTGACCGTGCGCGCGCAGCTGCTGATGTCGGGTGTCGAGCTGGTCGTCCTGGCCGTGTTCGCGCTGCTGGCGCTGCTGCACTCGGACAACGCGCGCGCGTTCGACTGGTCCTGGCTCGGCTTCGGCCACTTCGACGGCCTGTCGGGCTTCGCGTCGGGCGCGCTGGTCGCCGCCTTCTACTACTGGGGCTGGGACGTCACCTGCAACCTCAGCGAGGAGACCCGCAACAGCCGCCGTACGACGGGCCTCGCCGGACTCATCGGCGTCGGCATCGTGTTCCTGCTGTTCCTGGTGTTCACCATCGCGGTGAACATCGTGCTGTCCGCCCGGCAGATCGAGGAGAACGGCGCCGACGTGCTGGCCGTGCTCGGCGACGAGATCTGGCCGGGCTGGGGCGGGAGGCTGATCGTCGTGGCGGTGATGCTGTCGACGGTCGCCACGCTGGAGACGACCCTGATCCAGGTGACGCGGTCGCTGTTCGCGATGGGCCGGGACCGGACGATGCCGGCCGCGCTGGGCCGGGTGCACCGCCGGTGGAACACGCCGTGGGTGGCGATCACCGTGGTCGGCGCGGTGGCGCTGGCGATGTTCGCCGCCGCCAACGCGCTGGGCTCGGTGGGCGACATCCTGTCCGAGGCCATCTCCGCGATCGGACTGCAGATCGCCGTGTACTACGGCCTGGCCGGTCTCGCCGCGGTCGTCGCCTACCGCGGGATGCTGCTCCGCTCGCCGGTGCACTTCGTGCTCGGCGGGGTGTGGCCGCTGCTCGGCTCGCTGTTCATGTTCTGGGTCTTCGTGGAGTCGCTGGGCGAGTTGAGCGCGACCGCGGTGGCGATCGGCGTCGGCGGGCTCGCCGTGGGCCTGGTCCCGATGCTCTGGTACCGGCACCGGGGCAGCGACTACTACCGCCCGGACCGCCTGGACGCGACCCGCGCCATCGCTCCGGACTACCCGCCCGGCGGCCACGCGGTCGCGACCTCCCGCAGCCACGAGGGTCTCTCCACCGACTTCTGA